One Bos taurus isolate L1 Dominette 01449 registration number 42190680 breed Hereford chromosome 4, ARS-UCD2.0, whole genome shotgun sequence genomic window, TCCCATTATCAACATGTTGCATTAGGGTGGTGCATTCGTTACAACTGATGCACCTTTATTCATACATTTTTATTAcataaagtccatagtttaccttGGGGTTCACTCTTTACGTTGTGCATTCTGTGGACAAACGCTTAACGTCCTATACCCACCACTATAGTATCATTCAGAGCAGTTTCACtgcctaaaaatcctctgtgctctgcctcctTCATCCCTTCCCCCTGATCCTTCAacccctggcagccactgatcTTTTTTTCACTGTCTTCGTAGTTTTGCCCCTTCCGGaatatcatatagttggaatcatacagtgtaccttttcagattggcttctttcacttagtaatatgcatttacaTTTCCTCCGTGTCTTTCCATGGCTTGAGAGCGCATTTCTTTCTATCACTGAATAATACCCATTGTATGGTACACCGCTGTTTATCCAGCCCCCCACTGAAGGACATCTCTTGGATGCTTTGGAGTTTTGactgttacaaataaagctgctgtaaacatctgTGGGGAGgtttttttgtgtggacataagttttcaactcctttgggtaaatatatAGGAAAATGATTTGCTGGATTGTATTGTAAGGgtatatttagttttgtaagaaactgacaATACTGTCTTCcgaagtggctgtaccattttgcattcctactaGCAATgagtgagagttcctgttgcttcacatcctcgctagcatttggtgttgttggtgttttggattttagccattctaacaggtgtgcgGGGATAGTATTTTAGCTTTTAATGTTGCATAAGCCAGATTCTTCCTTTATCATTTTTAGACTTTGTGGGTGACTTACTACAcagtaaattttataaattacctAATTAAGATTATACTGAATTTGAACGTTGGTTTGGAGTGAAAAGCTTCTTATCTAGAAATATGATGTACCTgttcttttatttacattttttattcattcagtaaagtaacagttttctttatgttttgctTATACATTAGGTATACTTACAGTTATTTTATTGCCATTAAAAAAgttatgaattttaatttttttaagctggTAGTTTTgttgaaactttttatttctaatacaaACTTCATCAGTGGATTCTCATGCAAATGGTAATTATAGGTTAATAATAATCAGCAAATGACAGCTTTCTCTTAATCtccaatatttatatatatctttcttttttctctttgttcctaACTGGACTAGGCTTCTAATCTTTTGCCTTTGGTTATTACATTTGCTACAGTTTCTAGTGCAACTCCTTTGTCAACTTCAGGAAATTACCTTATGTTCCTAGCTTGCTAAGaaccttcttcctttctttttccctccctcccttcctcctcctaacttcttcttctccttcttttcctccagaaatgatgttgaattttattgtGAGCCTTTTCCACCTCTATtgaaatggttcagttcagttcagttcagtcactcagtcgtgtccgactctttgcgaccccatgaatcatagcactccaggcctccctgtccatcatcaactcccgaagtttacccaaattcatgtccatcgagtcggtgatgccatccagccatctcaccctctggcgtccccttctcctcctgcccccaatccctcccagcatcagagtcttttccagtgagtcaactcttcgcatgaggtgcacaaagtactggagtttcagcttcagcatcagtccttccaatgaacacccaggactgatctcctttagaatggactggttggatctgcttgatgtccaagggacttgcaagagtcttctccaacaccacagttcaaaagcatcatttctttggcactcagctttcttcacagtccaactctcacatccatacatgaccacaggaaaaaccatagccttgactagatggacctttgttggcaaagtaatgtctctgctttttaatatgctatctaagttggtcataactttccttccaaggagtaagcatcttttaatttcatggctgcaatcaccatctgcagtgattttggagcccaaaaatataaagtctgacactgtttccactgtttccccatctatttccccttaagtgatgagaccagatggcatgatcttagttttctgaatgttgatctttaagccaactttttcactctcctctttcactttcatcaagaggctttttagttcctcttcacttttctgccataagggtggtgtcatctgcatatctgaggttattgatatttctcctggcaatcttgattccagcttgtgcttcttccagcccagcgtttctcatgatgtactctgcatatgtgttTGGTATTTAACAAGTCAGTGTCATGAACTGTGTTGAGGCATCTTTGTTTTCCTGGGGAAGATCCAGCAAAGTCATGATAGGTTGTTCTCTTAACATTGCCAAACTTGCTTTGccagtatttttgcttgtttttttacaTCTACTTTCAAAGAATGATAAACCTATAATTTCCTGCGTACCGCACCCTTGCCTTGTTTGGGGTCATGTATCATGTAAGCTTCCCCTGCACattccccaccccccccgccccccggcctGCCTAGTCATGGTCATGGTCTATATAAGCTGGGAACAGTCCTTCCCTTGAAGTTTTAGTAGAATTTGTTTGCACAGTTAAGTGACCTGTTAGCCACTTTTGAGGTCTAACTTTAGCtttcttttcagtctcttctATGTTTATGCAGACATGGTTTCTACCTCGTCTTGAGTCagatttgttaatttattttctcacaaaatCCATTTTACATAGGTTTTTCAAATTGATATGTCTATACATAGGTTTTGGGGATTCATCAGAATCCTTTCTATATCTTTCTGTTCCCTTTATCCTGTAATCTCTGCTTTTGTCTGTGTTGATTCTTTCCTCTTACTTCCTTTGGGTTTGTGTCACTGTCTTTTTAAGATGGGCACCTGTTGCTTAGGGTTTCTCTCCTTTGttcacagttatttttttttcaacttttttttttttggctgcacagcatgtggagtcttagttccctgcctggggatcaaacccgtatctgctgctttggcagcatggagtcctaactactggactgcctgggaagtccctgtttcATCTATTTTTATAGGCCATAaactttttattgacatataacacaCATAAGAGTGCACAGGTCTCAGGCTCTATAAATTCTCAAAGTGAACATGCCTGTGTAACCAGCACCCAGATCCACaagaagaacatatatatatatatatatacacacacacacagagaaaacacagaacatatatgtatatacatatatatacacacatatatatgtgtatatatacatatggatatatatatatatatacaccccagAAGTGCCCCAGGCCCACTTCCAACCACAGCACCCTCTGTCAGGGACATTAGTCTTAACTCTAACTCATCCTTTAGTTGCCAGCTTTTGACCTCTGTATAAATGGAATTCAGATAGCCTGTATATGTGGTGTCTGTAGCAGACTTTTTCCATCATGGCTTATGTCCAGGAGCCTGGAAGCAAAGTTCCCGGCAGACCTGAGTCTGGTCTAAAGGGTGGGTTAGTAACAGAGTGTGCCGCTGGTGTGTAGGCTTCCTTTAGTACAGGACAAGGCAACACTTAACCTGTTCCGGGTGCTGAGAGCTTTCTGGCTGGCTTTCTTGTTCTTGGTTTTGTTGAAGAAAGGAGAAGTTGCCAAGCGGGTGAGGTGATCATGCACCACAGCTGTTGCCCGGGAGCCACCTGGCAGTGATGTCAGCCTTGGTTGCCCAACCTCTGGGGTACTGGGCATGCACTCACCCAGCAAGCGCCCAGCATGTCCATCCTCTTAGGACGAGAACCAGATGTTTTGAAACTTGGCCACTTTCTGCTTGCTCCCTAAGTCAGAAGACTCCCCTGGATTGGCTTCTTTATCTTCTTAGACTCTCCTGGGCTTCAGGGTAGAGGAGGCGGGCAGCGATGTGTTTGACACCTGCAACACGCTCcgtttctttcttctctgccctCCTGCACATTCCAACTCCTCTGACTTTATTGTCCTTCCCACTCTCCCTcgtctctcctttctcctttcccccATTTCCTCTTCTCCCTTTACTATATTCCGTCTGCATCCTTTTCTCCTGTCCCGTTTTCTACCCTGCCCTACCCTCCTGatgctccctgccccccacccgccCTTTCCCTCCATCTTAGGAGCACAGCACTCACCGAATGACTCTCCCTGATCTCTCTCCCTTTGCCTCCGGCAGGAGATGGGCTGGTGATGAAGATCAAGCAGGAGAAGCCAGAGTGGCTGCTGCAGACGCAGGCCGCGCTTTCGCAGAAGGATAAGGAGAACATTTTCCGGCCTCGTCGGGTCCCCCCGCCATGCCAGACGGCGGCGGGGAAGTCTCAAGCCTGGGGGCACCCGGACGGGACTGGGGGTCCAAGGTGGGCCCCTCCCTCTGAGCAGGCCGTGGGGCGGGCAGGCCGGGCTCCGAGGGCGGCCTCCGGCCCCCTGAGCCCAGCTCTTCCTGCTGGCGAGGGTCACTTCGTGTGCCCGGACTGTGGGAAGAGGTTCAGCTGGTGGTCGTCGCTGAAGATCCACCAGCGCACGCACACGGGCGAGAAGCCGTATCCGTGCGGCAAGTGCGGCAAGAGCTTCAGCCAGAAGCCCAACCTGGCGCGCCACCAGAGGCACCACACGGGCGAGCGGCCTTTCTGCTGCCCCGAGTGCGCCCGGCGCTTCAGCCAGAAGCAGCACCTGCTCAAGCACCAGAAGACCCACTCCCGGCCCGCCACCCACCCGTGCCCCGAGTGCGCGCGCTGCTTCCGCCACCAGGTGGGCCTGCGCATCCACCAGCGCGCGCACGCGCGGGACCGCCAGGGCCCCCGCGCCGGGTTGCAGGCGCTGCGGCGGGACACCGCAGCCCCCCGGGGTCGGCGCCCGCGGCCGGGGCCCCAGAGGGGGCGCCCCGAGTGGGCTTGGCTGGGGCTCGGCCAGGGCTGGTGGCGCCCGCCCGGGGCCCGGCCCGCCGCCCCCGGCGAGCCACGCCAGTTCATCTGCAACGAATGCGGCAAGAGCTTCACGTGGTGGTCGTCACTGAACATCCACCAGCGCATCCACACAGGCGAGCGGCCCTACCCCTGTCCCGAGTGCGGCCGCCGCTTCAGCCAGAAGCCCAACCTGACGCGCCACCTGCGCAACCACACGGGCGAGCGGCCGCACCCCTGCGCGCACTGCGGCCGCCGCTTCCGCCAGAAGCAGCACCTGCTGAAGCACCAGCGCACGCACCAGCCCGGCGCCCGGgccgcgccccgccccggccGCGCCGCGCTGCGGGCCTACCCTCGCGCgcgccccgccgcccccgcccagCCGCCGGCCCAAGCCGTCCCTGGCCTGTCGCCGCCGGCCCGGGGCCCCTCGCCCGCCCGGGGACCCGGGGACCTGCCGTGGGGCCGGGCGCGGACTGGGGCGCCGGGTGAGCCACGTCAGTTCATCTGCAACGAGTGCGGCAAGAGCTTCTCGTGGTGGTCGGCGCTCACCATCCACCAGCGCATCCACACTGGGGAGCGGCCCTACCCGTGTCCCGAGTGCGGCCGCCGCTTCAGCCAGAAGCCCAACCTGACGCGCCACCGGCGCAACCACACGGGCGAGCGGCCCTACCTATGCGCCTCCTGCGGCCGCGGCTTTAGCCAGAAGCAGCACCTGCTCAAGCACCAGCGCGTTCACCTGGGGGCTCTGGCGCCCACCCTCAGCGCCAAGGGAGACGCGCTCTAGTGAGGCTGGACCCACGCAGGCCCGTGGGCGGGGTGGGAGGAGGCTTGCCTGGTGCTTGTGGGCGAGTGACCAGGAATGGTGGCGCTTAGAACTGCAGGGGCTGAGACCCTCTCCAAAGGTGCCTTCCTCAAGGCTCCGAGACCTGACAACAAATTCCTGGAGCGTCCCCAAAAGGGGATCGGGAAAAGTCCCGGGAGGGGCCGAAGGCAGAAATAAGATCACATCCCACACTGTGGAGCCTGGATGTGTCCTTCCTTGGAGGTGGGACCCCAGCTCTCAGGCATTGAATGAGGGGGCTGTCGGAGGCCTTGGGTGAGATGGCCCAAGTCTGGACTGGTCAGCTGTGGCCGTCCAGGGTCAGTCCCTGGGGGGGAGTCTCAACAGACTGAGCGATACCCAGATGGGAGCTAGAAGCAGCAGCTGGCGAGGGGCAAGCATGTCCCCAGTGCAAGGCCAGCGCCCAGCACTTAAAGGCCACTCAATACATGTGTTAGGAAGGCGTGAATGGCTTGATGGCCCTCAACCCTGAGTACCCCACTACCCTGGGTGCTATCCTGGGCGGCCTGAGCCTAGGACTgggttgtgtgtgtatgatggTCACGGCTGGGACTCGGAGGGTGGTCTCACTGGGCTTTGGTTCCTTGGGAAGGGCCCTGCAGAGGGAGAGCGCCCAACGTGCTGCTCCCACTCGGTGGACGCTGCCTGGGACCCTTATTGATGCTGATGTCACAGAAGAGAGAAATGAAGGACTGCCTGCCTCACGTGGTCTCCTTGTCCTTTCTAAGCTGCCCTCCTGAACTCCGGGTTCCTGTGTGCTCGGAGGCATCCATTTGTCCCCCACCCGGGCCGGGGCAGCCAGTGGCCAGTTCttgctgggggtggagggaaggatTCTCTTCCCCCTTTCCCTAAGACAATTTGATCGCTTCACACATAACCCCCTCAACCTCTAGCCCCGCTGAGGTCACTGCTCACACCCTTCCAAAAGCAGAGTCATCTGGGGCCCTAGTGCTAACAGAGAACCCAGGGCTCCAGCCCGACTGTGGCCTTGGACCAGGTCTTCCCACATGAGAGAGGAGGGAATTGCAGAGGGGTGGGTATGGGGTTGGGGAAAGTGGGAGGGAAAAGGGGGACCCTAGGATGATTCTGTAGGAGGAGCTCTGCCTTCCTGCCTCCCAGGGGCCCACCGGGTTCTCCCTTGAACTCAGACAGTGTGACCTTCTCTGGGATCTGTGTGGTCACCCTGGCTTCCGGCCACCCctcttttcaggttttatttAATCCCTTTCATCTGGCAGGAGCATCACAAAAAGACATGGAGGTGATCCAGCTTCCCTGGGTAACACAATGCTGGGGATGGTTAATGTGCAGCCAGGGCTGCTGACTCGTGGTCCCGGCCTTTGATTGCAAACCACGCTGTGTGAAACCTCATGAATGGGCGAGGTGTGTCCATCCGGGAGTTCAGCTCTGAGGACCAGCTGGAGGCCAAGTCAGAAGGGTTTCCCTGGGCAGCCTCTCtggccctccccagccccaggggCTCTGCTGTCTCCCTGTGATGTCCTGCCCTTCTCCTGCAGTGCCTCCCCCAGCTTGCCCTGCTCAGGGAAACCGGGTGCCTGGGATCCCATCAAAACCCACTTTAATGATGGGGAACTTGCTTCCTCAAATCCTGAGGCCAACGCATGcaagccctcctcctccaggaagcatcCCAGAGGTACCATGTCTGTGATACTGAAGAGATCAGCTGGGCAGGAGTTTCTGTACAATGAATGTGTTACCATTCACAAATGTCCTGTGTTTGATGATCAGATCAATCAAACAGCTGTATTGGTAGGATTTGGGGTTAGTGAGGTTGGTTGCAGCACCCCATCCACTgcctcttccccccacccccggccaccAAAGTCATGAGAATGAATGCCTGTTCACTGACCCCAGGTGACCACCCCCTCACAAATGGGTGCTCTGGGTCACAATGGGGACAGGACCAAGTCCGTCAGACCAAGAGTAACTGAGGTGCAGGTCCCATTGGCCAGGTCAGGATGGTGAGATGGCAGAGCACTGATTTCCTAAACAAGCCTCtagtgtgccagacactgtgtcaGACCTCAGGGACGGTGTGATGAAGAAGCCACTGTCTTCGTCAGCTCAGGTCAGCAGAACACCACCACAGGCTAGGCGTTTCAATGATGGACACGTGCTTCTCACAGTctgggaggctggaagtccaagatgaaggaGATGGCAGGTTCTTTTCCTGGTGAGGGCctgcttcctggcttgcagacaacCACCTTTTCTTGGTGTCCTCATGTGGTGGGacggagagggagagggaaaagtAAAGAGAAGGAGGACCTggtctctcccttcctcttcttaGACACTCATCTCACCAGGCGGACCTCACTCGCAtgacttttgttgttgctgttcagtcgctcagtcgtgtcccactctttgcgactccgtggactgcagctcgacaggcttccctgtccttcaccatctcctggagcttgttcaaattcatgtgcattgagtcagtgatgccatccaaccatatcatcctctgtcgtccccttctcctgccttcaatctttcccagcatcaggtgatGCTGATGAGTGATttctagtgagtcggctctttgcatccggtggcctaagtattggagcgaCTTTGTCTAGACCTAATTCCTATTGCCTCCCAAAGGCTCCATCTCCAGATGCCATCGTACTGGGGGTCAGGAATTCAATATACAAATTTGGGGAACACAGTTCAGTCTACAGCAGTCATAGTCCCTGCTCTCTAGTTCATTTTGATACATAGCTTGGAACAATCTGTATACAGTTAATTCTTCAACAAATCATTCCCAGCCCTGGCTCTCCCAACAAGGTTTTCTTATTCGACATCTCACTGTGAGCTGTGAACTGGGCAGGACAGAGATATAGGGCAGTGGGTGGGGATGGTGGGACTAGTTCACCAAGAGCCCTTGCAAGTGGATGGTAGGTCCTAGACTTCCTGTTAGCCTAAACCTCTTCCACCTTCACAAGGCTCAGGCTTCTCCAAGGGAGGTCTGGCATCGTCAGCTTCAATTTTTAATtccctttcatttaaaaataatcaaactaGGTCAGAGAAAATTTAGGAAGAGGCACGCCATAAAATCAAAGACAAGAAGATCAGACCTGGCCTTGTGTTTTACAGTTCAAAACGTTCCAGAGCATGCTGAGATTAAAGGCTTGCGTGGGGGAACAGAAAACAACCATGAGTAAATAAATCAGGATCCTCAAAGACTTATTTATAGCCTATCCACAGCCGGGTAAGTGCAAGTCTGCAGTGGGGACCCGGGGCCAAGCTTCCAACACAACGGATGAGCTTGGTGAGGTGGGGTTCCAGGAACTGCCTACAGCATCGTTGTGTCTTTTGTTAGGAGCAGGCTGGGAGTTATAACAAATGACTTAGGTACTGGGCAAATGCTTGTCCTTGGCAAGCATCATGAGCTTCGACTCAGCCAGGCAGATGGCAGCCTTCTTGGGAGAGTGTGGTTCCCCACTGCCCAGCCCCAGGGAGCAGTCCCAGGaccaggggagagaggaggaccaGCAGGGACTAGGCAGGAAGTGCATTGCAGGAGTGAAGCCTCTGCTGagctttttactttttcttttttaaagtagtttGGGTTTGCTAAAGAAATAGCCTTGACCTTTTGGCAAGAGGAGTCCTTGGGGCTGAAAACAGTAGGCTTTTACATGATCCCAGCAGACAGAGGGAAATGAA contains:
- the ZNF775 gene encoding zinc finger protein 775 isoform X3 — its product is MLQRPKLNAHREPRVVGEGPGHWDPDGRAGSQADADGPPGMENGLAGGTGDGLVMKIKQEKPEWLLQTQAALSQKDKENIFRPRRVPPPCQTAAGKSQAWGHPDGTGGPRWAPPSEQAVGRAGRAPRAASGPLSPALPAGEGHFVCPDCGKRFSWWSSLKIHQRTHTGEKPYPCGKCGKSFSQKPNLARHQRHHTGERPFCCPECARRFSQKQHLLKHQKTHSRPATHPCPECARCFRHQVGLRIHQRAHARDRQGPRAGLQALRRDTAAPRGRRPRPGPQRGRPEWAWLGLGQGWWRPPGARPAAPGEPRQFICNECGKSFTWWSSLNIHQRIHTGERPYPCPECGRRFSQKPNLTRHLRNHTGERPHPCAHCGRRFRQKQHLLKHQRTHQPGARAAPRPGRAALRAYPRARPAAPAQPPAQAVPGLSPPARGPSPARGPGDLPWGRARTGAPGEPRQFICNECGKSFSWWSALTIHQRIHTGERPYPCPECGRRFSQKPNLTRHRRNHTGERPYLCASCGRGFSQKQHLLKHQRVHLGALAPTLSAKGDAL
- the ZNF775 gene encoding zinc finger protein 775 isoform X4 — encoded protein: MENGLAGGTGDGLVMKIKQEKPEWLLQTQAALSQKDKENIFRPRRVPPPCQTAAGKSQAWGHPDGTGGPRWAPPSEQAVGRAGRAPRAASGPLSPALPAGEGHFVCPDCGKRFSWWSSLKIHQRTHTGEKPYPCGKCGKSFSQKPNLARHQRHHTGERPFCCPECARRFSQKQHLLKHQKTHSRPATHPCPECARCFRHQVGLRIHQRAHARDRQGPRAGLQALRRDTAAPRGRRPRPGPQRGRPEWAWLGLGQGWWRPPGARPAAPGEPRQFICNECGKSFTWWSSLNIHQRIHTGERPYPCPECGRRFSQKPNLTRHLRNHTGERPHPCAHCGRRFRQKQHLLKHQRTHQPGARAAPRPGRAALRAYPRARPAAPAQPPAQAVPGLSPPARGPSPARGPGDLPWGRARTGAPGEPRQFICNECGKSFSWWSALTIHQRIHTGERPYPCPECGRRFSQKPNLTRHRRNHTGERPYLCASCGRGFSQKQHLLKHQRVHLGALAPTLSAKGDAL
- the ZNF775 gene encoding zinc finger protein 775 isoform X1, giving the protein MAGRPRGWPGPPANQGYGPAPPAPGLAGARGAQCPSRPGVAVPVNLSHKVKDGRAGSQADADGPPGMENGLAGGTGDGLVMKIKQEKPEWLLQTQAALSQKDKENIFRPRRVPPPCQTAAGKSQAWGHPDGTGGPRWAPPSEQAVGRAGRAPRAASGPLSPALPAGEGHFVCPDCGKRFSWWSSLKIHQRTHTGEKPYPCGKCGKSFSQKPNLARHQRHHTGERPFCCPECARRFSQKQHLLKHQKTHSRPATHPCPECARCFRHQVGLRIHQRAHARDRQGPRAGLQALRRDTAAPRGRRPRPGPQRGRPEWAWLGLGQGWWRPPGARPAAPGEPRQFICNECGKSFTWWSSLNIHQRIHTGERPYPCPECGRRFSQKPNLTRHLRNHTGERPHPCAHCGRRFRQKQHLLKHQRTHQPGARAAPRPGRAALRAYPRARPAAPAQPPAQAVPGLSPPARGPSPARGPGDLPWGRARTGAPGEPRQFICNECGKSFSWWSALTIHQRIHTGERPYPCPECGRRFSQKPNLTRHRRNHTGERPYLCASCGRGFSQKQHLLKHQRVHLGALAPTLSAKGDAL
- the ZNF775 gene encoding zinc finger protein 775 — translated: MENGLAGGTGDGLVMKIKQEKPEWLLQTQAALSQKDKENIFRPRRVPPPCQTAAGKSQAWGHPDGTGGPRWAPPSEQAVGRAGRAPRAASGPLSPALPAGEGHFVCPDCGKRFSWWSSLKIHQRTHTGEKPYPCGKCGKSFSQKPNLARHQRHHTGERPFCCPECARRFSQKQHLLKHQKTHSRPATHPCPECARCFRHQVGLRIHQRARPAAPAQPPAQAVPGLSPPARGPSPARGPGDLPWGRARTGAPGEPRQFICNECGKSFSWWSALTIHQRIHTGERPYPCPECGRRFSQKPNLTRHRRNHTGERPYLCASCGRGFSQKQHLLKHQRVHLGALAPTLSAKGDAL
- the ZNF775 gene encoding zinc finger protein 775 isoform X2 translates to MFGSDASLPQRPSSCRGGNPSARRRVTHNGRAGSQADADGPPGMENGLAGGTGDGLVMKIKQEKPEWLLQTQAALSQKDKENIFRPRRVPPPCQTAAGKSQAWGHPDGTGGPRWAPPSEQAVGRAGRAPRAASGPLSPALPAGEGHFVCPDCGKRFSWWSSLKIHQRTHTGEKPYPCGKCGKSFSQKPNLARHQRHHTGERPFCCPECARRFSQKQHLLKHQKTHSRPATHPCPECARCFRHQVGLRIHQRAHARDRQGPRAGLQALRRDTAAPRGRRPRPGPQRGRPEWAWLGLGQGWWRPPGARPAAPGEPRQFICNECGKSFTWWSSLNIHQRIHTGERPYPCPECGRRFSQKPNLTRHLRNHTGERPHPCAHCGRRFRQKQHLLKHQRTHQPGARAAPRPGRAALRAYPRARPAAPAQPPAQAVPGLSPPARGPSPARGPGDLPWGRARTGAPGEPRQFICNECGKSFSWWSALTIHQRIHTGERPYPCPECGRRFSQKPNLTRHRRNHTGERPYLCASCGRGFSQKQHLLKHQRVHLGALAPTLSAKGDAL
- the ZNF775 gene encoding zinc finger protein 775 isoform X5 — protein: MKIKQEKPEWLLQTQAALSQKDKENIFRPRRVPPPCQTAAGKSQAWGHPDGTGGPRWAPPSEQAVGRAGRAPRAASGPLSPALPAGEGHFVCPDCGKRFSWWSSLKIHQRTHTGEKPYPCGKCGKSFSQKPNLARHQRHHTGERPFCCPECARRFSQKQHLLKHQKTHSRPATHPCPECARCFRHQVGLRIHQRAHARDRQGPRAGLQALRRDTAAPRGRRPRPGPQRGRPEWAWLGLGQGWWRPPGARPAAPGEPRQFICNECGKSFTWWSSLNIHQRIHTGERPYPCPECGRRFSQKPNLTRHLRNHTGERPHPCAHCGRRFRQKQHLLKHQRTHQPGARAAPRPGRAALRAYPRARPAAPAQPPAQAVPGLSPPARGPSPARGPGDLPWGRARTGAPGEPRQFICNECGKSFSWWSALTIHQRIHTGERPYPCPECGRRFSQKPNLTRHRRNHTGERPYLCASCGRGFSQKQHLLKHQRVHLGALAPTLSAKGDAL